The following are encoded in a window of Hypomesus transpacificus isolate Combined female unplaced genomic scaffold, fHypTra1 scaffold_31, whole genome shotgun sequence genomic DNA:
- the actr1b gene encoding actin related protein 1B, translated as MESYDIIANQPVVIDNGSGVVKAGFAGDQIPKYCFPNYVGRPKHVRVMAGALEGDLFIGPKAEEHRGLLSVRYPMEHGIVKDWNDMERIWQYVYSKEQLQTFSEEHPVLLTEAPLNPSKNRERAAEVFFETFNVPALFISMQAVLSLYATGRTTGVVLDSGDGVTHAVPIYEGFAIPHSIMRVDIAGRDVSRYLRLLLRKEGYDFHTSAEFEVVRTIKERACYLSLNPQKDETLETEKAQYTLPDGSTLDIGPARFRAPELLFRPDLIGDESEGIHEVLAFAIQKSDMDLRRTLFSNIVLSGGSTLLKGFGDRLLSEVKKLAPKDVKIKISAPQERLYSTWIGGSILASLDTFKKMWVSKKEYEEDRARAIHRKTF; from the exons ATGGAGTCCTACGATATTATAGCAAATCAGCCGGTCGTGATTGATAAT GGCTCTGGTGTTGTTAAAGCTGGATTTGCAGGGGACCAGATCCCTAAATACTGCTTCCCCAACTA tgTGGGTCGACCCAAGCATGTTCGGGTGATGGCTGGAGCTCTAGAAGGAGATCTCTTCATTGGACCTAAAGCTGAG GAGCACCGGGGACTGTTGTCTGTGCGTTACCCCATGGAGCATGGCATCGTGAAGGACTGGAATGACATGGAGAGGATCTGGCAGTACGTCTACTCCAAGGAGCAACTACAGACCTTCTCTGAAgag CATCCGGTACTGCTGACAGAAGCCCCCTTGAACCCGAGTAAAAACCGTGAGCGGGCTGCAGAGGTGTTCTTTGAGACCTTCAACGTACCGGCCCTCTTCATCTCCATGCAGGCGGTGTTGAGCCT CTATGCCACTGGGAGGACCACAGGAGTGGTGCTGGATTCTGGGGACGGGGTGACCCATGCCGTGCCCATCTACGAGGGCTTTGCCATTCCTCACTCCATCATGCGGGTGGACATCGCTGGGCGTGATGTCTCGCGTTACCTGCGCCTGCTTCTACGTAAGGAGGGCTATGACTTCCACACATCCGCAGAGTTCGAGGTGGTCCGCACCATCAAAGAG AGAGCATGCTACCTTTCGTTGAACCCACAGAAAGATGAGACCTTAGAGACCGAGAAGGCGCAGTACACCCTCCCTGATGGCAGCACCTTGGAT ATTGGTCCTGCCAGGTTCCGAGCACCTGAGCTTCTCTTCCGTCCAGACCTGATAGGAGACGAGAGCGAAGGAATCCATGAGGTTCTGGCTTTTGCCATCCAGAAATCGGACATGGATCTGAGACGAACTCTATTCTCCAACATTGTCCTCTCCGGAGGCTCCACACTTCTCAAAG GTTTTGGAGATCGTTTGTTAAGTGAAGTAAAGAAATTGGCGCCCAAAGATGTAAAGATCAAG ATCTCTGCGCCTCAAGAGAGACTCTACTCCACTTGGATAGG GGGCTCCATCCTGGCTTCCCTTGACACCTTTAAGAAAATGTGGGTATCAAAGAAAGAATATGAAGAAGACAGAGCGCGTGCCATCCATCGGAAAACCttttga
- the LOC124463972 gene encoding ankyrin repeat domain-containing protein 39-like, which produces MESTPHCSHCSLQAASASTHQTLDEMDFERGIWSAAMNGDFGRTQALLQKGTEPNQRDSSNYTALHYASRSGHEAVCRLLLDSGACVNALTLGRATPLHRSAYCGHHAVVRMLLHHGADPQLCDDDGSSALHKAAAQGHEDVCDLLIQHCPNLRNLENKKGHLPYQLAPEGHPLQELIRPPL; this is translated from the exons ATGGAGTCTACTCCGCATTGTTCGCATTGTAGCCTCCAAGCTGCGTCTGCAAGTACTCACCAAACACTAGATGAGATGGATTTTGAAAGAG GTATATGGTCAGCTGCAATGAATGGCGACTTTGGTAGAACACAAGCACTTCTCCAGAAGGGAACAGAGCCAAACCAAAGAGACTCCTCCAATTACACCGCCTTG CACTATGCCAGTCGTAGTGGTCATGAGGCGGTTTGCAGATTGCTCCTTGACAGTGGAGCATGTGTCAACGCCTTGACGTTAGGTCGCGCTACTCCGCTCCATCGCTCTGCCTACTGTGGGCATCATGCCGTGGTGAGGATGCTGCTTCACCACGGGGCTGACCCTCAACTGTGTGATGACGATGGATCTTCTGCCTTACATAAG GCTGCGGCGCAGGGTCATGAAGATGTGTGTGACCTTTTGATCCAGCACTGTCCAAATCTACGGAATTTAGAAAACAAGAAAGGACATTTACCTTACCAACTGGCACCAGAAGGACACCCACTGCAGGAACTTATAAGACCGCCTCTTTAA
- the kctd9a gene encoding BTB/POZ domain-containing protein KCTD9a: MRRVTLFANGTSKNGKVVAVYGTLSDLLSVASNKLGIRASNFYNGKGGHIDDITLIRDDDVLYVSEGDPFVDPQSDIRTINSQPGAQTDWLTLNIGGRIFTTTRSTLVSKEPESMLAHMFQEKDVWGNKQDEHGAYLIDRSPEYFEPILNYLRHGQLIINEGINLLGVLEEARFFGIEQLAEQLEVAIKNIQPADDHSPISRKEFVRFLLATPTKSELRCQGLNFSGADFSRLDLRYINFKMANLSRCNLAHANLCCSNLERADLSGANLDGANLQGVKMLCSNAEGASLKGCNFEDPSGLKANLEGANLKGVDMEGSQMTGINLRVATLKNAKLKNCNLRGATLAGTDLENCDLSGCDLQEANLRGSNVKGAIFEEMLTALHMSQSVR, from the exons ATGAGAAGAGTTACCTTATTTGCTAACGGTACATCCAAAAATGGCAAG GTTGTAGCTGTATATGGGACCTTGTCCGACTTGCTATCTGTAGCCAGCAATAAGTTGGGAATCAGAGCTTCCAATTTTTACAATGGAAAAGGTGGTCATATAGATGATATAACTCTTATCAG GGATGATGACGTGTTGTATGTCTCAGAGGGAGATCCCTTTGTCG ACCCACAGAGTGATATTAGGACGATCAACTCACAGCCTGGGGCACAGACTGATTGGTTGACTCTAAATATTGGTGGACGTATTTTTACCACCACACG GAGCACCTTAGTCAGCAAGGAGCCAGAGAGCATGCTTGCACACATGTTCCAGGAGAAGG ATGTGTGGGGAAACAAGCAGGATGAACATGGGGCCTACCTAATTGACCGCAGTCCAGAATACTTTGAACCTATTCTCAATTATCTGCGTCATGGCCAGCTCATTATAAATGAAGGAATTAATTTACTTG GGGTATTAGAGGAGGCACGTTTTTTTGGAATTGAACAGCTTGCAGAGCAGTTGGAAGTAGCAATAAAG AACATACAGCCGGCTGATGACCACTCCCCCATTTCTCGCAAGGAGTTTGTTCGGTTCCTATTGGCCACGCCCACCAAATCCGAGCTTCGTTGTCAG GGTCTGAATTTCAGTGGGGCAGATTTTTCTCGGTTGGATCTACGCTACATCAATTTTAAGATGGCCAACCTCAGTCGCTGCAACTTGGCACACGCCAACCTGTGCTGTTCTAACCTGGAACGGGCGGACCTGTCAGGGGCCAACTTGGAT GGTGCTAACTTACAGGGGGTGAAGATGCTCTGTTCCAACGCTGAGGGGGCCTCGTTGAAAGGATGTAACTTTGAGGATCCGTCAGGATTGAAGGCCAATCTCGAGG GTGCTAATCTGAAAGGTGTCGACATGGAAGGAAGTCAGATGACGGGTATTAACCTTCGTGTGGCCACTCTGAAAAATGCTAAGCTGAAAAACTGTAACCTGCGGGGTGCCACGTTAGCAGGAACAGATTTGGAG AATTGTGACCTGTCTGGTTGCGACCTACAAGAAGCCAACCTGAGAGGCTCCAATGTGAAAGGAGCCATCTTTGAAGAGATGCTGACTGCATTGCACATGTCTCAGAGCGTCAGATAA